In a single window of the Arachis hypogaea cultivar Tifrunner chromosome 6, arahy.Tifrunner.gnm2.J5K5, whole genome shotgun sequence genome:
- the LOC140173638 gene encoding uncharacterized protein codes for MKETPFRLVYECNAMLPVEISVQTPRTASVNEDDNIENRRTELDLVEENRNKSTLQQLAAKQAIARKYNKKLKPMTFSEGDLVLRQIKDVRKPPGHGKLSANWEGPFRIFKVIGKDAYKIQTLDGSILANNWNISSLRMYYS; via the coding sequence ATGAAAGAAACCCCTTTCAGGCTGGTGTACGAATGTAATGCCATGCTACCTGTCGAAATCTCCGTACAAACTCCCAGAACTGCAAGTGTCAATGAAGACGACAACATTGAAAATAGAAGAACCGAGCTTGACCTCGTCGAAGAAAATCGAAACAAGTCAACACTACAACAACTCGCCGCAAAACAAGCTATAGCTCGGAAatacaacaagaaactcaagccGATGACATTCTCGGAGGGCGACCTCGTCCTCAGGCAAATAAAAGATGTACGAAAGCCACCAGGACATGGAAAGCTAAGCGCCAATTGGGAAGGTCCATTCCGGATTTTCAAAGTCATCGGCAAAGACGCATACAAAATACAAACACTTGATGGCTCAATACTAGCAAATAATTGGAACATCTCTTCTCTAAGAATGTACTACAGTTAG